In one Silene latifolia isolate original U9 population chromosome 10, ASM4854445v1, whole genome shotgun sequence genomic region, the following are encoded:
- the LOC141605704 gene encoding 26S proteasome non-ATPase regulatory subunit 12 homolog A-like, with protein sequence MAENLEAQVEALLNVEKQMRLAGEVAETKKAVCSILSLCFEARSWKMLNDQIVLLSKRRGQLKQAVTAMVQQAMQYIDQTPDLETRIELIKTLNTVSAGKIYVEIERARLIKSLAKIKEEQGLIDEAAELMQEIAVETFGAMAKTEKIAFILEQVRLCLDRQDYVRAQILSRRISPRVFDIDSSKSKKKPKEGDAIVEEAPANIPSLQELKRIYYDLMIRYYRHHNDYLEVCRCYKAIYDIPSVKEDPGQWIPILRKICWYLALAPHDPMQSSLLNSTLEDKNLSEIPKFKLLLKQLLTKEVILWTTLWNEFEAEFASEKNLLGGPLGEKAAEDLKQRVIEHNILVVSEYYSRISLKRFAELLCLSLQDAEKHLSDMVVSKALVAKIDRPMGVVCFQVVKDSNAVLNSWSMNLEKLLDLVEKSCHQIHKETMVHKAALKV encoded by the exons ATGGCG GAAAATCTCGAAGCACAAGTAGAAGCACTTTTGAATGTAGAGAAGCAAATGAGGCTTGCTGGTGAAGTTGCTGAAACCAAAAAGGCTGTGTGTAGCATTCTTAGCCTTTGCTTTGAAGCTCGTTCCTGGAAGATgttgaatgatcaaattgttttgTTGTCAAAGCGTCGAGGTCAACTTAAACAG GCTGTGACAGCTATGGTGCAGCAGGCCATGCAGTACATAGACCAAACGCCCGATCTAGAGACTCGCATAGAGCTTATTAAGACTCTTAACACTGTATCAGCTGGGAAG ATATATGTTGAAATAGAAAGAGCAAGATTGATTAAGAGCCttgctaagatcaaggaggaacaAGGGCTTATTGATGAGGCTGCTGAGTTAATGCAAGAGATAGCG GTTGAAACTTTTGGTGCTATGGCAAAAACCGAGAAAATAGCATTCATTCTTGAGCAA GTTCGTCTTTGTTTGGACCGTCAAGACTATGTCCGGGCTCAAATCCTTTCAAGAAGGATTAGTCCTCGGGTGTTTGATATCGATTCttcaaaatcaaagaaaaagcCTAAGGAAGGCGATGCTATTGTTGAAGAGGCTCCTGCTAATATTCCCTCTTTGCAAGAGCTGAAACGTATATATTATGATTTGATGATTCG ATACTATAGGCACCACAATGACTACCTTGAAGTATGTCGATGCTACAAGGCGATCTATGACATACCTTCTGTGAAGGAAGATCCTGGACAGTGGATTCCG ATCCTAAGGAAAATCTGCTGGTATTTGGCTCTTGCTCCACATGATCCGATGCAGTCAAGTCTTCTTAACTCTACTTTAGAGGATAAGAATCTTTCTGAAATTCCTAAGTTCAA ATTGCTGTTGAAACAATTACTCACAAAGGAGGTTATTCTGTGGACAACACTTTGGAACGAATTTGAGGCGGAATTTGCTAGTGAAAAGAACTTGCTTGGGGGCCCTTTAGGTGAAAAGGCTGCTGAAGATCTAAAGCAAAGGGTTATTGAACAT AACATACTTGTGGTTTCAGAATATTACTCTAGGATCTCCTTGAAGAGATTTGCAGAATTATTGTGCCTTAGTTTACAG GATGCTGAGAAGCATCTATCAGATATGGTTGTTTCCAAAGCTTTGGTAGCGAAGATAGACAGGCCAATGGGAGTTGTCTGCTTTCAGGTTGTGAAGGACAGCAACGCCGTCCTCAACTCTTGGTCAATGAACCTAGAGAAGCTGCTTGACCTGGTTGAGAAGAGCTGCCATCAAATACACAAGGAGACCATGGTTCATAAAGCTGCTCTTAAAGTCTGA